The following DNA comes from Erigeron canadensis isolate Cc75 chromosome 3, C_canadensis_v1, whole genome shotgun sequence.
AGCAGGAGCAATGAAAATGCGGAGATAaacatatcttatatatatatatatataaaatatatatacttatttctatctatatatatttatgaaggATGCTAAATATCAAATGGAGCATATATTTTTGtgattcatattaaatgtaGAATCATACTCTATTAACGATTGAGATGAATATTATATCCATGTTGCTTACCACAATAACTGTACCCAATCCCTGAgtggggtatgggggaggtgagctaTAGACAGTtttacctctacccaaaggtagagaggctgcttccataaggacctccggccaggAAGATGTAAAAGACGTAGTAGggtaaagtgtttatacctGTCTGTCGAGAACACGATAAAATGATATACCTGTCAGCTGGGTCCGCTGGGTATGGCTACCTTAAGAGTAGGGAAGGGTAGCAAACGTACGGCCTAACAATACCTTAGCACAGTATATAAACTCTAGCAACCATAGTAAGCAAATTATAGCATAAAATGTaggaacataataaacaaagtcTTCGGCAAGGAACTCAAACAGAGGGAACGTAAACCGCCAGGACAACCATATCTATACATATGAAATGACTAAAAACTAAGGGGATTAACTATTTCTAAACAACCTACGGAGCAAAGTACCTTAGGTCGCTAAGCTAAATTAATCCTAGTCTACTCACAAAGACGCTCACAAAACGACAAAGGTAACCTACACACCCAGTCCTCTAGAAATTGTCAGTTGAGTACACCCGACAACAAAAGGATAAGGAAAAGTAGTAACAAACAACCTAGATAACTAAAAACACAGGTTTAACTAAAAGCACAGGTTTAACAAAACACTTATAATAACAACCATATAGAACGTAGACAAAAGTAAAAGAGTTCCAGCATAAAGCCCAAACCAACCTCCATATAAGGAATTAACTAAGAAATCCTTGCGCAACCTATGAAACACACTAACTTAGCCGCCTAACTAACCTAATCCTAGTCCTCTACCAAACTCCCAAACCCCTAAACTAGTTCTAGTCCTCTAATAAACTCTCATCGGTCATGTCCTCCAGCAGGCAAAGCATTTTGGGGCAAccaagagtaacctcccccctcgaTTTTGGCCTCCCTCTACTTAGGCCAAAACCACTACGGAGGTTACtgagaaccaaagtctaagaAAAAAAGTCTACAAAAACCTATTCCCATATGCCTTACACTCACAGTCCACCTCCTCCACCAGAAAATTCCTTCGTATCCTTCGGTATTTTGTCCTTCCACCTCCGTCGACCTACCTCTTCTCCCAGGTCAAAGCCTTCTTTGTCATCGAGTTACCTATGTTGGGCCTACATCTCCCGGTCAAACCAACACAAATCACCTTAGGCAAGGCAATATGGGAAAAAGGTGCCATTCAAAGTCCCGCAAAAGTCATACCCTAACCTAATCCtctactctaatcctagttctcTAGGCCTTCCTATCCaacgtcatgtcctccgacaaacCAAGCTCTATTAGGTCCTTCGCTAATCTGtcctcccacctcatcttaGGCCTTCCCCTTCTTCGTATGCCTTCAGCGTGAATAGACTCCGCTCTCTTAGTGGTGCTGTTCGATCCCTTCTCCTAACatggccaaaccatctcaagcGCCCTTCTCTTTGCTTGTTAATGACggtccctacttcaagttcGTCTCTAAAAACTCCCGTGGGGATTCTATCTAATAGAGTCTTCCCGCAAGACCACCTTAGCATCCTCATCTCTGTCACCTCTACTCGAGACGCTTGGAGTTTCATCATGGGCCAACATTCTGACCCGTATAACATAACCGGTCTAATAGCCACTCTGTAGAACTTGCCTTTAAGTTTTAGCGGGATCCTCTTGTCGCACATGACTCCAGAAGCTGCTCTCCACCGCATCCATCCAGCTTGGATTCGATGTATCATGTATTCGTCTATCCCCCCTAATTTGTGTATCCGCTCTCCAATGCGAATATCCTCATCCCAATTTTGTCTTATCTCCTGTTTATCGAAGTCACATCGTAGGTATTTAGTCTTCTCTCGGCTCACACACAAACCATTGTCTTCAAGGGC
Coding sequences within:
- the LOC122591401 gene encoding uncharacterized protein LOC122591401, with translation MGLHQGSALSPFLFTLILDELSSGLQKELPWCMIFTDDIARIARSMNELNRRLEKWRAALEDNGLCVSREKTKYLRCDFDKQEIRQNWDEDIRIGERIHKLGGIDEYMIHRIQAGWMRWRAASGVMCDKRIPLKLKGKFYRVAIRPVMLYGSECWPMMKLQASRVEVTEMRMLRWSCGKTLLDRIPTGVFRDELEVGTVINKQREGRLRWFGHVRRRDRTAPLRERSLFTLKAYEEGEGLR